From a single Apostichopus japonicus isolate 1M-3 chromosome 12, ASM3797524v1, whole genome shotgun sequence genomic region:
- the LOC139977272 gene encoding uncharacterized protein: protein GVDKAGFDVRYINDFIGYGVFTSRDFSQKDFLLEYRGELISSEEAVKREKTYPLSKGSFLYFFKDKGVLKCVDATDKHGKGRLVNDNHIAPNCKMIIVCKLHQSKPYLCLFATKDIPAETELRFDYGVANLPWRRKPLEGKENKTVPLHHSLDELSFCGFKKLISEPQPDEVTSNSGEQSEVLISEPQPDEVTSNSGEQSEMLISEPQPDEVTINSGEQSEVIILKPEVMAAIEQMMEQGGIVENSDDDDTATNNRFDNLNNLKSESKGIYISTYQKKKKRTYNKQNACVFCGCLVQVLIGRHLLAVHKDEPDVAAIHVLNDQAERKRRLDLLRNRGNFLHNQQVIDAGVGQIILMRRPHTFHDLDYEDYGPCPLCLGYVLLKDIWRHTHYRCIARDSGQAQGGSGKGELQIQSQILANNKKMSGASEELKRHVLAKMRSSNISRIAKSDGAILELGNVWLKKVGGQRKSIVSSKMLSSSRMVDELRKLCPNEGEFISDFLKPKCFDAILEAANNLGGQDITETGNSSYEKPSTVLKLGHDMKKLATIKMCRALRTGDQNLEKEAKDYLFLHEKEWGVKMSCTALTTLRERKFNKGQNLPQTSDLVKLTEHVSQQLKLAMEEIVENVSNQIYKRLQKLCLVRLLLFNKRRPGELSQLTIKAYKERPNWADAGIQEVKDSFTSLEQKLLTAMDLVYIRGKRGTPVPVIIPEDCQQVFQQLIKLRSKVSIAHENSFLFAAMGTSLSFIRANDCLSEIVKDVDLAEPEKIKSTNMRKYLATVSQVLALKKNELDWLARHLGHDVQVHRQYYRLHESALELTKVAKLLMLTEKGKVGRWTGKSLTELTLEDFPEEQLLDLEDNEDEETICNGEVDEENRSKPSSSKRVADEDISASSYPCKKAKGKTSKTLWTKQENQAVWKHLGTYIRASEVPGKDACEECIRLAEGNLQNRSWRQIKFKCYNIINKVKKQTQNET from the exons GGGGTAGATAAAGCTGGATTTGATGTCCGCTACATAAATGATTTCATTG GTTATGGTGTATTCACTTCCAGGGACTTCAGCCAGAAAGATTTTTTGCTGGAGTATCGGGGTGAACTAATTTCATCAGAAGAAGCAgtgaagagagaaaaaacttaCCCACTTTCAAAGGGGAGTTTCCTTTACTTTTTTAAGGACAAAGGTGTTCTGAAATG TGTGGATGCTACTGATAAGCATGGGAAAGGAAggctggtcaatgataaccacATAGCCCCAAACTGCAAAATGATCATTGTTTGCAAACTACACCAGTCCAAACCCTACCTATGTCTGTTTGCTACTAAAGACATCCCAGCTGAGACAGAACTGCGGTTTGACTATGGTGTAGCCAATCTCCCATGGCGGAGAAAG ccactggaaggaaaagaaaataagacaGTACCATTGCATCACAGCCTTGATGAACTTTCTTTCTGTGGTTTTAAAAAG TTGATTTCTGAACCCCAACCTGACGAAGTGACTAGTAATTCTGGAGAGCAGTCTGAAGTG TTGATTTCTGAACCCCAACCTGACGAAGTGACTAGTAATTCTGGAGAGCAGTCTGAAATG TTGATTTCTGAACCCCAACCTGACGAAGTGACTATTAATTCTGGAGAGCAGTCTGAAGTG ATTATTCTGAAGCCTGAAGTAATGGCAGCTATTGAACAGATGATGGAGCAAGGGGGTATTGTGGAAAACAGTGATGATGACGATACCGCAACCAATAATCGCTTCGATAACTTGAATAACTTGAAGAGTGAAAGCAAAGGAATTTACATCAGCACTtaccagaaaaagaaaaaaagaacttaCAACAAACAAAACGCCTGTGTCTTCTGTGGTTGTCTTGTGCAAGTTCTTATTGGTAGACACCTATTAGCAGTACACAAAGATGAGCCTGATGTTGCTGCAATACATGTCCTAAATGATCAAGCAGAGAGGAAAAGAAGGCTTGACCTCCTTCGCAACAGAGGCAACTTCCTTCACAATCAACAAGTAATTGATGCTGGTGTTGGGCAAATCATCTTAATGAGGCGGCCTCACACATTCCATGATCTGGATTATGAAGACTATGGACCATGCCCTCTGTGCCTTGGATATGTGCTTTTAAAAGACATCTGGAGGCACACTCACTACCGTTGCATTGCAAGGGACAGTGGTCAAGCACAAGGTGGGAGTGGAAAAGGGGAATTACAAATTCAGTCACAAATCCTTGCAAACAACAAAAAGATGTCCGGTGCAAGCGAGGAACTGAAGAGGCATGTATTAGCAAAGATGCGGAGTAGCAACATATCCAGAATTGCAAAAAGTGATGGTGCCATATTAGAATTGGGTAATGTTTGGTTAAAGAAAGTTGGAGGACAAAGGAAATCGATTGTCTCAAGTAAGATGTTATCATCATCAAGGATGGTGGATGAACTTCGCAAGCTTTGTCCAAATGAGGGTGAATTTATTAGTGATTTTCTGAAGCCAAAATGTTTTGATGCCATACTGGAAGCTGCCAACAACCTTGGTGGACAGGATATTACAGAAACAGGTAATTCCTCATACGAAAAGCCTTCAACAGTACTCAAGCTGGGCCATGATATGAAAAAACTTGCCACCATCAAGATGTGCAGGGCACTGAGAACAGGTGATCAAAACTTGGAGAAGGAGGCTAAAGACTACCTATTCTTGCATGAGAAAGAGTGGGGTGTAAAGATGTCTTGCACAGCACTGACGACACTGAGAGAAAGAAAGTTTAACAAAGGTCAAAATCTCCCCCAGACTTCAGATCTAGTGAAGCTTACAGAGCATGTGTCACAACAGTTGAAGCTGGCCATGGAAGAAATTGTAGAGAACGTGTCCAATCAAATCTATAAGAGGCTGCAAAAGTTGTGTCTGGTGCGGTTGCTTCTTTTCAATAAGCGTCGACCAGGTGAGTTGTCACAACTAACCATAAAAGCGTACAAAGAGCGACCAAACTGGGCAGATGCTGGAATTCAGGAAGTGAAGGACAGCTTTACCTCACTTGAGCAAAAGCTTTTGACTGCCATGGACTTGGTGTATATTCGGGGGAAACGGGGAACCCCAGTCCCAGTTATCATTCCAGAAGATTGCCAGCAGGTTTTCCAACAGCTAATCAAACTGCGAAGCAAAGTATCAATCGCCCATGAGAACTCATTTTTATTTGCTGCCATGGGAACATCATTGTCATTTATTCGTGCAAACGACTGTTTATCAGAAATTGTCAAGGACGTTGATCTGGCTGAGCCTGAGAAGATCAAATCTACCAACATGCGAAAGTACTTGGCAACTGTCTCCCAAGTACTCGCTTTGAAGAAAAATGAACTTGACTGGTTAGCGAGACATCTCGGACATGATGTCCAAGTTCATCGTCAGTACTACAGGCTCCATGAATCTGCCTTAGAACTAACCAAAGTCGCAAAGCTGCTTATGCTCACTGAGAAGGGAAAGGTGGGCAGATGGACTGGAAAGAGTTTAACTGAGCTTACTCTAGAAG ATTTTCCAGAGGAACAATTGCTTGACCTTGAAGATAATGAAGATGAGGAGACAATATGCAATG GTGAAGTTGATGAAGAAAATAGAAGTAAGCCAAGTTCTTCCAAGAGAGTAGCTGATGAAGACATCAGTGCTTCTTCAT ATCCCTGCAAGAAAGCTAAAGGTAAAACGTCCAAGACTTTGTGGACAAAACAGGAGAACCAGGCTGTGTGGAAACACCTTGGAACTTACATACGGGCCTCAGAAGTGCCTGGGAAGGATGCTTGTGAAGAGTGCATCAGATTAGCGGAAGGGAACTTACAAAATAGATCATGGAggcaaattaaatttaaatgctACAACATTATCAACAAAGTGAAaaagcaaacacaaaatgaaacataa